Proteins encoded within one genomic window of Clostridiales bacterium:
- the ybeY gene encoding rRNA maturation RNase YbeY — protein sequence MTLLIDDRQKKFKTDELEGLVKIAVENTIKHEGMKKKCEVSIIFIDNEEIKRINKNFRGIDKITDVLSFPQIEYKNNLMGSDIDNMDLNTGELVLGDIAISLDRAYEQSIEYGHSFEREVAYLTVHGMLHLLGFDHETESERRIMRKEEEDILAGIGLTR from the coding sequence TTGACTCTTTTAATAGATGACAGGCAAAAGAAATTTAAAACAGATGAATTAGAAGGGCTAGTCAAAATAGCTGTAGAAAACACTATAAAGCATGAAGGAATGAAAAAAAAATGTGAAGTCAGTATTATTTTTATAGATAATGAAGAAATTAAAAGGATAAATAAAAACTTCAGGGGAATTGATAAAATTACAGATGTATTATCTTTTCCTCAAATAGAGTATAAAAATAATCTCATGGGTTCCGATATAGATAATATGGATCTCAATACCGGCGAACTTGTTTTAGGGGATATAGCCATATCACTTGACAGGGCATATGAACAATCCATAGAATACGGCCATTCATTCGAGAGGGAAGTCGCATACTTAACGGTTCATGGGATGCTTCATCTTCTGGGGTTTGACCATGAAACCGAAAGCGAAAGAAGGATCATGAGGAAAGAAGAAGAGGATATTCTTGCAGGCATTGGCCTTACAAGATAA
- the yqfC gene encoding sporulation protein YqfC: MIKRPGKLRERFAEILELPEDIVMNIPRVTIVGNSEIDIENHRGLIEYSSQTIRINTSIGIYKITGLNLEIKNILAEEIVITGQIENIDISG; this comes from the coding sequence GTGATTAAAAGGCCGGGAAAACTCAGGGAACGATTTGCAGAAATACTGGAATTGCCGGAAGATATTGTGATGAATATTCCGAGAGTGACAATAGTAGGAAATTCCGAGATAGATATTGAAAATCACCGCGGTTTAATTGAATACAGCAGTCAGACTATAAGGATAAACACGAGCATAGGAATATATAAAATAACCGGCCTGAATCTTGAAATAAAAAATATCTTAGCAGAAGAGATAGTTATTACAGGCCAGATAGAGAATATAGATATATCAGGTTAG
- the era gene encoding GTPase Era, with product MFKSGFVTIAGRPNVGKSTLMNRFLGEKVSIVSNKPQTTRNNLQTVLTEKNYQIVFIDTPGIHRPRHRLGEYMVKAAQNTFNDADIILFMITPSKEINAADSKIIEHFRDENASVILTINKVDEYTKEELAKTIDIYKSLYDFKEIVPISALKGINTDTLLKILVENLPEGPKYFPDDVLTNQNKRFLVSEIIREKALQFLREEVPHGIAVEVEHMKREEKKNLIDISAVIYCEKESHKSIIIGKDGRMLKNIGIKARADIEKILDSKVYLNLWVKVNKDWRDDPSSLKRLGYSLKA from the coding sequence ATATTTAAATCAGGGTTTGTAACAATCGCAGGAAGGCCCAATGTAGGTAAATCGACACTTATGAACCGTTTCCTAGGAGAAAAGGTTTCAATTGTGTCAAATAAACCTCAAACTACGAGGAACAATTTACAAACGGTTTTGACCGAGAAGAATTATCAGATAGTTTTTATCGATACGCCCGGTATTCACAGGCCGAGGCACAGGCTTGGCGAGTATATGGTAAAAGCAGCTCAGAATACTTTTAATGACGCTGATATAATACTGTTTATGATCACGCCTTCAAAGGAAATCAATGCGGCAGATAGTAAAATAATCGAGCATTTCAGAGATGAAAATGCATCTGTAATACTCACTATCAACAAAGTCGATGAGTATACAAAAGAGGAACTTGCAAAAACGATAGATATATATAAATCATTATATGATTTTAAGGAAATAGTTCCGATATCTGCGCTTAAGGGCATAAATACCGATACCCTTCTTAAAATTTTAGTGGAGAATTTGCCGGAGGGTCCTAAGTATTTTCCCGATGATGTATTGACCAATCAAAATAAAAGATTTTTAGTATCGGAGATAATAAGGGAAAAGGCACTTCAATTTTTAAGGGAAGAAGTTCCCCATGGTATAGCTGTTGAAGTGGAACATATGAAGAGGGAAGAGAAGAAAAACTTAATCGATATCAGTGCGGTGATATACTGTGAAAAGGAATCGCACAAAAGCATCATAATAGGTAAAGACGGACGGATGCTAAAAAACATAGGCATTAAGGCAAGGGCCGATATAGAAAAAATTCTTGATTCTAAAGTATACCTGAATCTATGGGTCAAAGTAAACAAAGACTGGAGAGACGATCCATCATCTTTGAAAAGACTTGGCTACAGTTTGAAAGCGTAA
- the yqfD gene encoding sporulation protein YqfD — protein sequence MRESINKYMKGYLTIKVEGLDIERFLNMSVTNKIYLWDIKRISFTEVLMKINIKGYRSLKRISRKTGCRISIVEKKGFPFFLSRLGKRKMMAAGFLIFVALIIWLSSFIWSVRITGVEGIRTQDVTQNLSALGVRPGAPKLNIAVADVENNMLIRMSSLSWIKIKLIGTRAEVQVKEKVPAPEMVPVDKPCNIVAKRDGIIEKIASTNGDVVVSQGDPVRKGQLLVTGAIDRENAGRRYVHASAEILARTWYDGSAAVPLKSQKNIRTGRKAQSIYIISGSKKYMLKKLNIPYKSYDKIERSTGLIDTDVFQLPVRIVIEDYYETIAKNMAITKEEAQKQALGIAEKSILDNISKSAKIIDKKVSATIKEGVAVANVTIETMEDIGASEEIK from the coding sequence ATGAGAGAAAGCATTAATAAATATATGAAAGGTTATCTCACAATAAAGGTTGAAGGCCTCGATATAGAGAGATTCCTCAATATGTCGGTAACAAATAAGATATATCTCTGGGACATAAAACGCATCAGCTTTACCGAAGTTTTGATGAAGATAAATATAAAAGGATATAGATCGCTTAAAAGAATATCCAGAAAAACGGGATGTCGAATATCTATTGTTGAAAAAAAAGGCTTCCCATTTTTTTTATCGAGACTTGGTAAAAGAAAGATGATGGCGGCAGGTTTTTTAATATTTGTGGCTTTGATAATATGGCTTTCCTCATTTATATGGAGCGTAAGAATAACAGGCGTAGAGGGAATAAGGACGCAGGATGTAACCCAAAATTTGTCCGCATTGGGGGTGAGGCCTGGAGCTCCTAAATTAAATATTGCAGTAGCAGATGTTGAAAACAATATGCTTATAAGGATGAGCAGTTTATCATGGATAAAAATAAAATTAATCGGAACAAGGGCGGAAGTTCAGGTGAAGGAAAAGGTACCGGCCCCCGAAATGGTGCCTGTGGACAAACCATGTAATATTGTTGCAAAAAGGGATGGGATAATTGAAAAAATTGCGTCTACGAACGGAGACGTAGTTGTTTCACAAGGGGACCCCGTAAGAAAGGGACAACTGCTTGTTACAGGCGCTATAGACAGGGAAAATGCCGGAAGAAGATATGTTCATGCCTCAGCGGAGATCCTTGCCAGAACATGGTATGACGGGAGTGCCGCGGTTCCGCTCAAGAGCCAGAAAAATATCCGAACAGGCAGGAAAGCTCAAAGCATATATATTATTTCAGGATCAAAGAAATATATGTTAAAAAAATTAAACATTCCATATAAAAGTTATGATAAAATAGAAAGAAGTACAGGATTAATTGATACCGATGTTTTTCAGCTTCCTGTCCGGATTGTGATAGAAGATTATTATGAAACAATCGCTAAAAATATGGCAATAACTAAAGAAGAAGCACAAAAGCAGGCATTGGGTATCGCTGAGAAATCTATCCTCGACAATATTTCAAAAAGTGCTAAGATTATTGATAAAAAAGTGAGCGCAACTATAAAGGAAGGTGTGGCTGTAGCTAATGTAACCATAGAGACTATGGAGGACATAGGAGCCAGCGAGGAGATAAAATAA
- a CDS encoding diacylglycerol kinase: MKAKRITDSFNYAIQGIIYTLRTQRNMRIHFAIAAAVLCISLFFDLSKMELLILFISITFVIVMELINTAIEATIDIFVNYYHPLAKIAKNVAAGAVLVSALNAILVGYLLFFDRLMPVTQIVIYKVKNSPPHTIFICLAIVMIAVISLKAYFGEGTPLRGGMPSGHSAIAFSIATMISLLTKDLLIATLAFFMAFLVAQTRIESKIHSVLQTVIGGILGITVTILIFVVF; encoded by the coding sequence ATGAAGGCTAAGAGGATCACTGATAGTTTTAATTATGCAATACAGGGAATAATCTATACGCTGCGAACGCAGAGAAATATGAGAATCCATTTTGCAATTGCTGCTGCTGTATTATGCATCAGTCTTTTTTTTGATTTGTCTAAAATGGAGCTTTTAATACTTTTTATTTCTATTACTTTTGTAATAGTCATGGAATTGATAAATACGGCAATAGAAGCTACGATAGATATATTTGTAAATTATTATCATCCTTTAGCGAAGATAGCTAAAAATGTCGCAGCAGGTGCTGTGCTGGTGTCCGCATTAAATGCGATTCTGGTAGGTTACCTTTTGTTTTTTGATAGGCTAATGCCTGTGACGCAGATTGTTATATATAAAGTTAAAAATTCACCTCCCCATACGATATTTATATGCCTTGCAATCGTGATGATTGCTGTTATAAGCTTGAAAGCATATTTCGGAGAAGGAACGCCTCTGCGCGGCGGAATGCCGAGCGGCCACAGCGCCATCGCATTTTCTATCGCAACGATGATTTCACTTCTTACAAAGGATTTGTTGATTGCAACTCTTGCTTTTTTTATGGCGTTTCTTGTCGCACAAACAAGGATCGAATCTAAAATCCACTCGGTACTTCAGACTGTAATAGGCGGCATCCTAGGTATTACTGTAACGATATTGATATTTGTCGTCTTTTAA
- the recO gene encoding DNA repair protein RecO: MPLVKAQGIVMKQINLGEADKIITLFTDRIGKIQAVAHGARKPKSKFLASTQLFSYGEYVMYKGRSLYTINQADVKESFQNLLGDLYTLTYCSYILELSDVLTQNDERNTDLFALILKTFYLMSEGRIDRDILTMAFEIKSMSISGYMPGLYRCMICDTDNKLTAFLSQAGGLVCEKCADTSSNSIRIDRSTINIMRYILKTPLEKLNTIRISIENKNEIKKVMKDYIKYYLEREFKSLDFLNDIKSVENL, translated from the coding sequence ATGCCACTTGTTAAAGCCCAGGGCATTGTAATGAAGCAGATAAATTTGGGTGAAGCGGATAAAATTATCACCCTTTTTACAGACAGAATCGGAAAAATTCAAGCAGTTGCCCATGGGGCAAGGAAACCTAAAAGCAAGTTTTTAGCGTCAACACAGCTTTTTTCATATGGTGAATACGTAATGTATAAGGGTAGAAGCCTTTACACCATAAATCAAGCGGACGTAAAGGAGTCGTTTCAGAATCTCTTAGGGGATTTATATACTCTTACCTATTGCTCATATATACTTGAACTTTCCGATGTGCTTACTCAAAATGACGAGAGGAATACCGATTTATTTGCTTTGATTTTAAAGACATTTTATTTAATGTCGGAGGGCAGAATTGATCGTGATATTCTGACTATGGCATTTGAGATAAAGTCTATGTCTATATCAGGTTATATGCCTGGATTGTACAGGTGCATGATATGCGATACCGACAATAAGCTCACTGCATTTTTAAGCCAGGCCGGCGGATTGGTATGTGAAAAATGCGCGGATACGAGCAGTAACAGCATAAGAATTGACCGCTCTACGATAAATATCATGAGATATATTTTAAAGACGCCGCTGGAAAAGTTGAATACCATAAGGATTTCAATTGAAAACAAAAATGAAATCAAAAAAGTCATGAAAGATTATATAAAATATTATCTGGAAAGGGAATTTAAAAGCTTAGACTTTTTAAACGATATAAAAAGTGTGGAAAACCTATAG
- a CDS encoding cytidine deaminase → MDIRQLIESSMKAKENAYAPYSKFRVGAALLAKDGRIYTGCNIENASYGVTNCAERTAIFKAVSEGVKDFISIAINSDSDMFVLPCGVCRQVMAEFSYDMKVYISNRYGEYKEYSLKDLFPVPFTKNDLE, encoded by the coding sequence ATGGATATAAGACAACTGATTGAATCTTCGATGAAAGCCAAGGAAAATGCATATGCACCGTATTCCAAATTCAGAGTTGGAGCGGCCCTGCTTGCAAAAGACGGCAGGATTTATACAGGTTGCAATATTGAAAATGCATCATATGGTGTTACCAATTGCGCCGAAAGGACTGCAATATTCAAAGCTGTTTCCGAAGGGGTAAAAGATTTTATTTCTATCGCTATTAATAGCGATAGCGATATGTTTGTGCTGCCCTGTGGTGTCTGCAGGCAGGTAATGGCTGAATTTTCATATGATATGAAAGTATATATATCCAATAGATACGGAGAATATAAAGAGTATAGTTTAAAGGATCTGTTTCCAGTACCGTTTACGAAAAACGATTTAGAATAA
- a CDS encoding DUF4342 domain-containing protein, translated as MDIELEKVDIVRERTKVNYEDAKEALLKANGNVLDAIIYIEKNQKSFADSVGDVGNEFAEAIKNIIKKGNVTRIKIKKDGKVILNIPVGAGIVGGAIGIYYMPAVVAIGALAAVFTKIEVEIERPDGKVEVVKDIMKNAGKEKTSKEHNDEA; from the coding sequence GTGGATATTGAGTTGGAAAAGGTCGATATTGTAAGAGAGAGAACGAAGGTAAACTACGAAGATGCAAAAGAAGCTCTTTTAAAAGCAAACGGCAATGTTTTGGATGCGATTATTTATATTGAAAAGAATCAGAAAAGCTTTGCCGATTCGGTCGGAGATGTAGGCAACGAATTCGCCGAAGCGATAAAGAATATAATAAAGAAGGGAAATGTAACCAGGATCAAGATAAAAAAGGATGGCAAAGTTATTTTGAATATACCTGTCGGCGCGGGAATTGTCGGTGGGGCCATAGGCATATATTATATGCCTGCTGTTGTTGCAATAGGTGCTCTTGCAGCAGTATTTACCAAAATTGAAGTCGAGATCGAAAGGCCGGATGGCAAGGTTGAAGTAGTTAAAGATATAATGAAGAATGCCGGTAAAGAGAAAACTTCTAAAGAGCATAATGACGAAGCATAA
- a CDS encoding HDIG domain-containing protein, whose product MDLQRNTVGSKQIFKNFNWFMKNRRFQQVTIGIAIFIIIYALIATSLTPQKYNLHPNEYATEDIISPKDVINEVATNKKIEQAIADVGEIYTPDRNIQKQAIDKANSFFNKVLEVQAMQISPDEKNKDEIRVNKLSSESPIKLAKDDYITAVQASKDDINSLRTRVIEYLNAAFEKNINDNENDLKEKKQDYSYAMSNLVLRKDLKDLGTNIGFMLIKPNMVLDINATQDKQNEAKEKAKQSPVMVKKYQKIVGKGELVTEEQISILKSLGLLEEQSKIDFSLYIGVGILVALLEMLVIVYINRFAHEILNSPGKLILICSIVVIELLIAKFAYSKSISGFLIPTAFATMTISILMKHRFALVLNIALSTFITLMTGYNIDVFIVGLIGGSAGAIIASKMHQRNDILIAGVIISGINTLAIFATSLINSTMTKVVLLQSLLGLVNGGLATIFTIGLLPFCETIFDIVTPMRLLELSNPNQPLLKKLLFEAPGTYHHSVLVGNLAEAAADAIGGNSLLARVGSYYHDIGKIKRPYFFKENQLTNENPHDKITPSLSTLIITSHIKDGVEMAKKSKLPSQIIDIIKQHHGTTLVKYFYVKAVNGGDIHEEIDKEQFRYEGPKPQTREAAIVMFADSVEAAVRSIQSPTKMNIEEMVRKIVNEKLEDGQLEECDITIKDINKIIKAFLNVLNGIYHDRVEYPSITAEEKDDDLFDSFNR is encoded by the coding sequence ATGGATTTACAGAGGAATACTGTAGGCTCAAAACAGATTTTTAAAAATTTCAACTGGTTTATGAAAAATAGAAGATTCCAGCAGGTAACTATAGGAATCGCGATATTTATCATAATCTATGCATTGATTGCGACAAGTTTGACCCCTCAAAAATATAATCTGCATCCAAATGAGTATGCAACTGAAGATATTATTTCTCCAAAAGACGTAATAAACGAAGTCGCTACGAATAAAAAAATAGAACAAGCCATAGCGGATGTAGGAGAGATATATACGCCTGATAGAAATATTCAAAAACAGGCAATAGATAAGGCCAATAGCTTTTTTAACAAGGTACTTGAGGTACAGGCCATGCAGATTAGTCCGGATGAGAAAAATAAAGATGAAATAAGGGTTAATAAATTAAGCAGCGAATCGCCCATAAAATTGGCAAAGGATGATTATATTACAGCCGTACAGGCGAGCAAGGATGATATCAATTCTTTAAGGACCAGGGTTATAGAGTATCTCAATGCGGCATTTGAAAAAAATATAAACGATAATGAGAATGACCTTAAGGAAAAGAAACAGGATTATTCATATGCCATGTCCAATCTTGTTTTGCGGAAGGATTTGAAGGATCTCGGAACTAATATAGGATTTATGCTGATCAAGCCTAATATGGTTCTCGATATAAATGCGACCCAGGACAAACAGAACGAAGCAAAAGAAAAAGCTAAACAAAGTCCGGTTATGGTAAAAAAATATCAAAAAATAGTCGGAAAAGGCGAGCTTGTAACGGAAGAGCAAATATCCATACTGAAGAGCCTTGGGCTTTTGGAGGAGCAGAGCAAAATAGACTTTTCACTTTATATAGGCGTAGGCATATTGGTTGCACTTCTTGAAATGCTTGTGATAGTCTATATAAACAGGTTTGCTCATGAAATACTGAACAGCCCCGGAAAGCTGATTCTCATATGCTCCATTGTCGTAATAGAATTGCTTATTGCTAAATTTGCATATTCAAAATCGATTTCGGGATTTCTAATACCTACCGCTTTTGCGACGATGACTATATCTATTTTGATGAAACATCGTTTTGCATTGGTTTTAAATATCGCCTTATCCACTTTTATCACTCTTATGACGGGTTACAATATAGATGTGTTTATCGTAGGGCTGATAGGTGGCAGCGCGGGAGCCATTATCGCATCCAAAATGCATCAGAGAAATGATATTTTAATCGCCGGAGTAATCATAAGCGGAATAAATACCCTTGCGATATTTGCTACAAGTTTAATCAACAGTACCATGACGAAAGTGGTATTGCTGCAAAGCCTTCTCGGTTTGGTGAATGGAGGCCTCGCTACAATATTTACCATAGGATTGCTTCCATTTTGTGAAACTATTTTCGATATAGTAACACCGATGAGGCTTTTAGAGCTTTCAAACCCCAATCAACCATTGTTAAAGAAGCTTTTATTCGAAGCACCGGGTACCTATCATCATAGCGTGCTTGTGGGGAACTTGGCGGAGGCTGCAGCCGATGCCATTGGTGGAAATTCACTCCTCGCAAGAGTGGGGTCGTATTATCATGACATAGGTAAGATCAAAAGGCCTTATTTTTTCAAAGAGAATCAGCTTACAAACGAAAATCCACATGATAAGATTACTCCAAGTTTAAGTACTCTTATAATAACAAGCCATATTAAAGACGGAGTTGAAATGGCTAAAAAAAGCAAGCTCCCTTCTCAGATAATAGATATAATAAAGCAGCATCACGGTACGACGCTGGTAAAATATTTTTATGTAAAAGCTGTAAACGGCGGAGATATACATGAAGAAATAGATAAAGAGCAATTCAGGTATGAAGGGCCAAAGCCTCAGACGAGGGAGGCAGCCATTGTTATGTTTGCTGATTCAGTAGAAGCCGCGGTGAGGTCCATCCAATCGCCCACGAAAATGAATATCGAAGAGATGGTAAGAAAAATAGTAAACGAAAAATTGGAAGACGGCCAGCTTGAGGAATGCGATATCACCATAAAGGATATAAATAAAATAATCAAGGCCTTCTTAAATGTATTAAACGGGATATATCACGACAGAGTGGAGTATCCGAGTATTACCGCGGAAGAAAAGGATGATGATTTGTTTGACTCTTTTAATAGATGA
- a CDS encoding PhoH family protein, whose amino-acid sequence MAESVKEANVKVNNINEVALLFGSFDSNIKLVEKQYGVNILNRSDEIKITGKEQGVLKAVKVINKLIDMIKDGEEITEQSVNYLIELVNEGNEDKIKDLMDDVICFTSKGKAIRCKTIGQKRYVESIQKNDVVFGIGPAGTGKTYLAIAMAVSFLKNKRVSRIVLTRPAVEAGEKLGFLPGDLQEKIDPYLRPLYDSLYDILGIETFTKYMESGVIEVAPLAYMRGRTLDDSFIILDEAQNTTPEQMKMLLTRFGFGSRVVVTGDITQIDLGKDKTSGLKHVIKVLKNINGIDFVYLTYKDVVRHRLVMEIIKAYERYSKATDGES is encoded by the coding sequence TTGGCGGAAAGTGTTAAAGAAGCAAATGTAAAGGTCAATAATATAAATGAAGTGGCTCTTTTATTTGGGAGCTTTGATTCAAATATAAAATTGGTCGAAAAACAGTATGGAGTGAATATTTTAAACAGAAGCGATGAAATAAAGATTACAGGAAAAGAGCAGGGAGTTTTAAAGGCCGTGAAGGTCATAAATAAACTCATCGATATGATCAAGGATGGTGAAGAGATTACAGAGCAGAGCGTAAATTATCTGATTGAACTTGTAAACGAGGGAAACGAGGATAAGATAAAAGATTTAATGGATGATGTTATATGTTTTACATCTAAGGGAAAGGCTATCAGATGTAAAACAATAGGGCAAAAAAGATATGTAGAATCCATACAGAAAAATGACGTCGTATTTGGGATAGGGCCTGCAGGTACCGGAAAGACTTATCTTGCGATAGCTATGGCGGTATCGTTTCTAAAGAATAAAAGAGTGAGCAGGATTGTTCTTACAAGGCCTGCCGTTGAAGCAGGCGAAAAGTTAGGTTTTCTTCCAGGCGATTTGCAGGAAAAGATAGACCCTTATTTAAGGCCTCTTTATGATTCTCTGTATGATATACTTGGAATAGAAACGTTCACAAAATATATGGAAAGCGGGGTAATTGAAGTTGCTCCTCTTGCATATATGAGGGGAAGAACCCTTGACGATTCTTTTATCATACTTGATGAGGCGCAAAATACTACTCCGGAGCAGATGAAAATGCTGTTGACGCGTTTTGGATTTGGCTCGAGAGTTGTTGTAACGGGGGATATAACGCAGATAGATCTTGGGAAAGATAAGACTTCAGGTTTAAAGCATGTTATCAAAGTGCTTAAGAATATAAACGGTATTGATTTTGTATATTTGACATATAAAGATGTAGTAAGGCACAGGCTTGTAATGGAGATCATAAAGGCATACGAAAGGTACAGCAAGGCAACTGATGGGGAATCCTGA
- a CDS encoding YqzL family protein, with translation MLDKVVWKFFEKTGNIDIYLMYNDIKNTNQLKTAEKNNKDEADSKNIK, from the coding sequence ATGCTGGATAAGGTGGTGTGGAAGTTTTTTGAAAAGACAGGTAATATAGATATTTATCTTATGTATAACGATATTAAAAATACCAATCAGTTAAAAACTGCTGAAAAAAATAATAAAGATGAAGCTGATTCAAAAAATATAAAATGA